TCGTTGTATTTTGTCATTATTTTTAATAAAAACAAATTTAAAATTAAAATGGTAACACCTAATACAGCAAGTAAAATGGGCTTGATGACAAGAAAGCCCGTTGCCTGGCCTATGAAGAGAGCCATAATTGGCAGGATTAAGATTCCCCCAAGCTGCTGAGCCTCTTGGAAGCCTTTTGCCCTGGCAGATACAAATACATTCACCAGGATAGTGAAGATGGTTATCATCGGGGTTACCCAGAACATCAATATGAGCCAGTTGGCATTAGGGAAGATGAAATATCCATACATATTGTAAGTCAGGCTTACAGTTATAAATCCAAATAGGAAGAAGCTTACCCATGTAATAATAATTGATGGAATGAAGGCCGCAAGTACCTTGCCGATGAATAACTCCTTCACAGTAATGGGAGAAAACAAAAGGGTTTCCATTGTCCGTTTTTCCTTTTCACCAACAAAGCTATGAAGCGAAATCATCATCGCATTAATCGTTGGGATAAGTAAAAAAATCGAACCAAGCAGATAATTGACAGTAACGAAAATAATTTGATGTTTGATGCTTGGAAGACTCTCTATCGTTTCCCCACTCTTTGTATCTTTAAGACCATGTACCACCTTATTCACTAAATCAATCAAATCTGGTGACGAAACAGGTAAATTCTTAACCAGAAGAATTAAAGCTAATGGAAAAATCACCGAAAAAATCAGAGGCAATAAGATTAGTCCTAGCCACACCTGAACAGAACTGGTTATTCCTCTAATATCTTTAGCAGCAACAAGCCATATTAACTTTTTATTCATTTAGCCCCCTCCTAATTTTAAAGTATAGGGATTCCAAATCGTTATTTTCAATTTCCACATGGTGTATCCAAAAGTCACTGATGATTTTTTTCAGCA
This window of the Mesobacillus jeotgali genome carries:
- a CDS encoding ABC transporter permease subunit — its product is MNKKLIWLVAAKDIRGITSSVQVWLGLILLPLIFSVIFPLALILLVKNLPVSSPDLIDLVNKVVHGLKDTKSGETIESLPSIKHQIIFVTVNYLLGSIFLLIPTINAMMISLHSFVGEKEKRTMETLLFSPITVKELFIGKVLAAFIPSIIITWVSFFLFGFITVSLTYNMYGYFIFPNANWLILMFWVTPMITIFTILVNVFVSARAKGFQEAQQLGGILILPIMALFIGQATGFLVIKPILLAVLGVTILILNLFLLKIMTKYNDRNTLFEKQI